From a single Pseudomonas sp. A34-9 genomic region:
- the guaB gene encoding IMP dehydrogenase gives MLRISQEALTFDDILLVPGYSEVLPNEVSLKTRLTRGIELNIPLVSAAMDTVTEARLAIAMAQEGGIGIIHKNMTIEQQAAEVRKVKKFEAGVVKDPITIEADATVRDLFELTRMHNISGVPVLHDGDLVGIVTSRDVRFETRLEATVREVMTPKERLVTVREGADKNEVRELLHKHRLEKVLIVDDKFALKGMMTVKDIEKAKAYPLASKDDQGRLRVGAAVGTGKDTGDRVAALVNAGVDVVVVDTAHGHSKGVIDRVRWVKENFPEVQVIGGNIATGAAAKALAEAGADAVKVGIGPGSICTTRIVAGVGVPQISAIANVAAALEGTGVPLIADGGIRFSGDLSKAIVAGASCVMMGSMFAGTEEAPGEIELFQGRSYKAYRGMGSLGAMSQAQGSSDRYFQDSSAGAEKLVPEGIEGRVPYKGTLSAIIHQLMGGLRSSMGYTGSANIEEMRTKPEFVRITGAGMAESHVHDVQITKEAPNYRVG, from the coding sequence ATGCTGCGTATCAGCCAAGAAGCTCTGACATTCGACGACATTCTCCTAGTGCCTGGTTATTCCGAGGTACTTCCTAACGAAGTCAGTCTCAAGACCCGCCTTACCCGTGGCATCGAGCTGAACATTCCTCTGGTTTCTGCCGCAATGGACACCGTCACTGAAGCCCGTCTGGCAATCGCCATGGCTCAGGAAGGTGGCATCGGCATTATCCACAAGAACATGACCATCGAGCAGCAAGCTGCCGAAGTGCGTAAGGTCAAGAAGTTCGAAGCCGGCGTCGTCAAGGATCCGATCACCATCGAGGCTGATGCCACGGTGCGTGACCTGTTCGAATTGACCCGCATGCACAACATTTCCGGCGTTCCGGTCCTGCACGATGGCGACCTGGTCGGCATCGTCACTTCCCGTGACGTGCGTTTCGAAACCCGTCTGGAAGCCACCGTACGTGAAGTGATGACGCCTAAAGAGCGTCTGGTCACCGTGCGTGAAGGCGCCGACAAGAACGAAGTCCGCGAGCTGCTGCACAAGCACCGTCTGGAAAAAGTCCTGATCGTCGATGACAAGTTTGCCCTCAAAGGCATGATGACCGTCAAAGACATCGAAAAAGCCAAAGCCTACCCACTGGCCAGCAAGGACGATCAAGGTCGTCTGCGCGTTGGCGCTGCTGTCGGTACCGGTAAAGACACCGGTGACCGTGTAGCCGCGCTGGTCAATGCCGGTGTGGACGTCGTGGTAGTCGATACCGCGCACGGTCACTCCAAAGGCGTGATCGACCGCGTTCGCTGGGTCAAAGAGAATTTCCCTGAAGTGCAGGTGATCGGCGGCAACATCGCCACCGGCGCCGCTGCCAAGGCTCTGGCCGAAGCAGGCGCTGACGCAGTCAAGGTCGGTATCGGCCCTGGCTCGATCTGCACCACCCGTATCGTCGCCGGTGTCGGCGTCCCGCAAATCAGTGCCATCGCCAACGTTGCCGCTGCCCTTGAAGGCACTGGCGTGCCGTTGATCGCAGACGGCGGTATCCGTTTCTCCGGTGACCTGTCCAAGGCCATCGTAGCCGGTGCTTCCTGCGTGATGATGGGCTCGATGTTCGCCGGTACTGAAGAAGCGCCGGGTGAGATCGAACTGTTCCAGGGCCGTTCGTACAAGGCGTATCGCGGCATGGGTTCGCTGGGCGCCATGTCCCAGGCTCAAGGCTCCTCCGACCGTTACTTCCAGGATTCCTCGGCAGGCGCCGAGAAACTCGTTCCGGAAGGCATCGAAGGCCGCGTACCTTACAAAGGCACCCTGAGCGCGATCATTCACCAGTTGATGGGCGGCCTGCGTTCCTCGATGGGTTACACCGGCAGCGCCAACATCGAAGAAATGCGCACCAAGCCTGAATTCGTGCGGATCACCGGCGCTGGCATGGCCGAATCCCACGTTCACGACGTGCAGATCACCAAAGAAGCGCCAAACTACCGCGTAGGTTGA
- a CDS encoding sulfite exporter TauE/SafE family protein produces MSVAGLLSEWSWGVGAWAVIGLGIALAYIVFGIAGFGTALVAAPILILFMPLSKIVPLLVLLDFVAAFGNLLPSRRDVAKPELLRLLPCMAVGCTLGVIFLLNLKSDVLLLLMGLFISAYAIYSLGVKARPTQLSAGWAVPMGTVGGLFGALFGSGGFLYAIYLNSRLPKDAARATQSALISCSTVVRLSLFAIAGVYAELPLLMLALCLLPAMVLGLWIGRRLTMKLSREAFVRLVTWLVLASGLALIGRYLST; encoded by the coding sequence ATGAGTGTGGCGGGGCTGTTGAGCGAGTGGTCGTGGGGCGTCGGCGCTTGGGCGGTGATCGGGCTGGGCATTGCCTTGGCTTACATCGTGTTCGGAATTGCCGGATTCGGCACGGCGCTGGTGGCGGCGCCGATTCTGATTTTGTTCATGCCGTTGTCGAAAATCGTGCCGTTGCTGGTGCTGCTGGATTTCGTCGCGGCGTTCGGCAATCTGCTGCCGTCGCGGCGGGATGTGGCCAAACCCGAGTTGCTGCGGCTGCTGCCGTGTATGGCAGTCGGTTGCACGCTGGGGGTGATTTTTCTGCTCAACCTCAAATCCGATGTGTTGCTGTTGTTGATGGGGCTGTTTATCAGCGCCTATGCGATTTACAGCTTGGGGGTGAAAGCGCGGCCAACGCAATTGTCGGCGGGGTGGGCAGTGCCGATGGGTACGGTGGGTGGGTTGTTCGGTGCGCTGTTCGGCAGTGGCGGCTTTCTCTATGCGATTTATCTCAACAGCCGGCTGCCGAAAGACGCGGCGCGGGCCACGCAAAGTGCGTTGATCAGTTGCAGCACGGTGGTGCGTTTGAGCCTGTTTGCTATCGCCGGTGTATATGCCGAGCTACCCTTGTTGATGCTGGCGCTGTGTCTGTTGCCGGCCATGGTGCTGGGGTTGTGGATCGGGCGGCGATTGACCATGAAACTGTCGCGCGAGGCGTTTGTGCGGCTGGTGACGTGGCTGGTGCTGGCGAGCGGGCTCGCGTTGATCGGGCGTTACCTCAGCACTTGA
- the guaA gene encoding glutamine-hydrolyzing GMP synthase — MALDIHAHRILILDFGSQYTQLIARRVREIGVYCELHPFDMDEDAIREFAPKGVILAGGPESVHVADSPRCPQAVFDLGVPVFGICYGMQTMAEQLGGKVEGSELREFGYARVDVVGKSRLLDGIEDHIDADGLFGLDVWMSHGDKVTRMPEDFHILASTPSCPIAGMFNDDRGYYGVQFHPEVTHTKQGGRILSRFVLDICGCEALWTPSKIAEDAIANIRAQVGTDNVLLGLSGGVDSSVVAALLHKAIGDQLTCVFVDNGLLRLHEGEQVMAMFAENMGVKVIRANAEEQFLNNLAGEADPEKKRKIIGRTFIDVFDAQSNKLENIKYLAQGTIYPDVIESAGAKSGKAHVIKSHHNVGGLPEEMNLKLVEPLRELFKDEVRRLGLELGLPYDMVYRHPFPGPGLGVRILGEVKKEYADLLRRADHIFIEELRKADWYHKVSQAFVVFQPVKSVGVVGDGRRYAWVVALRAVETIDFMTARWAHLPYELLETVSGRIINEIEGISRVTYDVSSKPPATIEWE; from the coding sequence ATGGCCCTCGATATTCACGCTCACCGCATCCTGATCCTCGACTTCGGTTCGCAATACACCCAACTGATTGCCCGCCGCGTGCGCGAAATCGGTGTGTACTGCGAACTGCACCCGTTCGACATGGACGAAGATGCGATCCGCGAATTCGCTCCTAAAGGCGTCATCCTCGCCGGCGGCCCCGAGTCCGTGCACGTCGCCGACAGCCCGCGTTGCCCGCAGGCCGTGTTTGACCTGGGCGTACCGGTCTTCGGTATCTGCTACGGCATGCAGACCATGGCCGAGCAACTGGGCGGCAAGGTTGAAGGTTCCGAACTGCGTGAGTTCGGTTACGCCCGCGTTGACGTGGTTGGCAAGAGCCGTCTGCTCGACGGCATCGAAGACCACATCGACGCCGACGGCCTGTTCGGCCTCGACGTGTGGATGAGCCACGGTGACAAAGTCACCAGGATGCCGGAAGACTTCCACATCCTCGCCAGCACACCGAGCTGCCCTATTGCCGGTATGTTCAACGACGACCGTGGCTACTACGGCGTGCAATTCCACCCGGAAGTGACCCACACCAAACAGGGCGGTCGCATCCTGTCGCGTTTCGTTCTCGACATCTGCGGCTGTGAAGCCCTGTGGACCCCGTCGAAGATCGCTGAAGACGCCATCGCCAACATTCGCGCACAAGTCGGCACCGACAACGTGCTGCTGGGTCTGTCCGGCGGCGTTGACTCCTCGGTGGTTGCCGCACTGCTGCACAAGGCCATCGGCGATCAACTGACCTGCGTCTTCGTCGACAACGGCCTGCTGCGTCTGCACGAAGGCGAGCAAGTGATGGCCATGTTCGCCGAGAACATGGGCGTCAAAGTCATTCGCGCCAACGCTGAAGAGCAGTTCCTGAACAACCTGGCCGGCGAAGCCGACCCGGAGAAGAAGCGCAAGATCATCGGTCGCACCTTCATCGACGTCTTCGATGCCCAGTCGAACAAACTGGAAAACATCAAGTACCTCGCGCAGGGCACCATCTACCCGGACGTGATCGAGTCGGCTGGCGCGAAAAGCGGCAAGGCCCACGTGATCAAGTCGCACCACAACGTGGGCGGCCTGCCGGAAGAGATGAACCTGAAACTGGTCGAGCCACTGCGCGAACTGTTCAAGGACGAAGTCCGTCGTCTGGGCCTGGAACTGGGCCTGCCGTACGACATGGTCTACCGTCACCCGTTCCCGGGCCCGGGCCTGGGCGTGCGCATCCTCGGTGAAGTGAAAAAGGAATACGCCGACCTGCTGCGTCGCGCTGACCACATCTTCATCGAAGAACTGCGCAAAGCCGACTGGTACCACAAAGTCAGCCAGGCCTTCGTGGTGTTCCAGCCAGTGAAATCGGTTGGCGTTGTTGGCGATGGTCGTCGTTACGCCTGGGTTGTTGCCCTGCGTGCCGTGGAAACCATCGACTTCATGACCGCGCGTTGGGCTCACCTGCCTTACGAACTGCTGGAAACCGTATCCGGCCGCATCATCAATGAAATCGAAGGCATTTCGCGCGTCACTTACGACGTGTCGAGCAAGCCGCCAGCGACCATTGAGTGGGAATAA
- a CDS encoding LysR family transcriptional regulator, producing the protein MLSTRQLRYFVEIAESGSFSAAAERLFIAQSALSRQIKEMETQLQTSLFERTARQPRLTAAGEAFLPRAKNLLNELIKASAMATEVGNGQLGTLRLSHSSTVPISGRLLRDISRYLDQQQGVSLDIGKLSSEAQLEELAEGRLDIGLLRLPVLRQREGIQIVPLFTERLLLAVPAEHRLSGSSLVELAQLKNEPFISIPHPQRGGLSYLCADLCMRQGFFPKAARVMSRKTTQLQLIQAGFGIALLPESMQDLAPPGVRFLPLSDPDCQSTVALAYRQNPTPLIQHFLQTFTSSSVGADE; encoded by the coding sequence ATGCTTTCAACCCGTCAATTGCGCTACTTCGTGGAAATTGCCGAATCCGGCAGCTTCAGTGCGGCGGCGGAACGTTTGTTCATCGCGCAATCGGCGCTGAGCCGGCAGATCAAGGAGATGGAGACTCAGCTACAAACATCGCTGTTCGAACGCACCGCGCGCCAGCCCCGCCTCACCGCGGCGGGCGAAGCATTTTTACCGCGTGCGAAAAATCTGCTCAACGAACTGATTAAAGCCAGCGCCATGGCCACCGAAGTCGGTAACGGCCAACTCGGTACATTGCGCCTGAGTCATTCGAGCACCGTACCGATCAGTGGGCGCCTGCTGCGTGACATCAGCCGCTACCTCGATCAGCAACAAGGTGTGTCGCTGGACATCGGCAAACTGTCCTCGGAGGCGCAGCTTGAAGAATTGGCCGAGGGCCGACTCGATATCGGCTTGCTGCGCCTGCCCGTGCTTCGTCAGCGTGAAGGTATTCAGATTGTGCCGCTGTTTACCGAGCGGTTGCTGCTGGCCGTTCCGGCCGAACATCGGTTGTCCGGTTCGTCCCTGGTCGAACTGGCGCAACTGAAAAATGAACCGTTCATTTCCATTCCCCATCCACAGCGCGGCGGCCTGAGCTATTTATGTGCAGACCTGTGCATGCGTCAGGGCTTTTTCCCGAAAGCGGCGCGGGTGATGTCGCGCAAGACCACGCAATTGCAGTTGATTCAAGCCGGATTCGGCATTGCCCTGCTGCCGGAGTCGATGCAGGATCTGGCCCCGCCCGGCGTACGCTTCCTGCCACTGAGCGACCCCGACTGCCAAAGCACCGTCGCCCTCGCCTATCGCCAGAACCCGACGCCACTGATCCAACACTTCCTCCAGACGTTCACCTCATCTTCTGTAGGAGCTGACGAGTGA
- a CDS encoding sugar ABC transporter ATPase, producing MNSQSIIVPKISTLPVHEPRARAIVRWLVRKNIIKEELSTCGRTGNRMAYAIADGARAVVLHPQALPFGEPINGLEIVTKRCIYTPAKGFLEEAGCAECRREVGEALFESLEDWFPGRTDNFTCPECGHEDDINGFLFLQECAFSNLGFIFNNWLEAGFKQSFIDEFADWLDQPVSWVKVEL from the coding sequence ATGAACTCGCAAAGCATCATCGTCCCGAAAATTTCCACCCTGCCGGTCCACGAACCCCGGGCCCGGGCGATCGTGCGCTGGCTGGTGCGCAAGAACATCATTAAAGAAGAGCTGAGCACCTGTGGCCGCACCGGTAACCGCATGGCTTACGCGATTGCCGATGGCGCCCGTGCGGTGGTCCTGCACCCGCAAGCATTGCCATTCGGTGAGCCGATCAACGGGCTGGAGATCGTCACCAAGCGCTGTATCTACACACCGGCCAAGGGCTTTCTCGAAGAAGCCGGTTGCGCCGAGTGCCGTCGTGAAGTCGGCGAAGCGCTGTTCGAAAGCCTGGAAGACTGGTTTCCAGGGCGCACCGACAACTTCACCTGCCCGGAATGCGGGCATGAAGACGACATCAACGGTTTTCTGTTTTTGCAGGAGTGTGCGTTTTCCAATCTTGGTTTCATCTTCAATAACTGGCTGGAGGCGGGCTTCAAGCAAAGCTTCATCGATGAGTTTGCCGATTGGCTCGATCAACCTGTCTCTTGGGTCAAGGTGGAGCTGTAG